GCGGTGGTGTGCATGTACCACGACCAGGGGCTCATCCCCTTCAAGCTCCTGCACTTTGAGGACGGCGTCAACACCACCCTGGGCCTCCCGATAGTGCGCACTTCGGTTGACCACGGCACGGCCTACGACATAGCCGGAACCGGCAAGGCGGGCGCGGAAAGCCTGATGGCCGCCGTGCGCATGGCGGCTGTGCAGGCGAGGTGCCTTAAAGCGAAGTGATGAAAAAACGCCGGGCCACGCCTGATCGGCGGAAAGGATGACCCATGAAGGGAATGGCAAGGGATCTGCGAAAAATCGTGCCGGGAAACTGCGTTCTTTCGGAGCCCGAAGACCTTCTGGCCTACGCCTCGGACGCAACGGCGGACCTGTGCAAGCGCCCGCCGGACGCGGTGGTGATTCCGGCCAACGCGGCTGATGTCGCCAAGGTAATGCGCTACGCCTTTTCGAACGGGGTGCCGGTCACCCCTCGCGGGGCGGGCTCCGGGCTGGCGGGCGGGGCCACCCCGGTCATGGGCGGCATAGTTCTCGACATGAAGCGCATGAACAAGGTCATCGAGGTCAACCGCCGCAACATGACCGCCACCGTGGAGGCCGGGGTCGTCCTGAACTCCTTCAAGGAGTTGATCGCCAGGGAGAGCCTCTTCTACCCGCCCGACCCCCAGAGTGCGGCGGTCTGCACCATAGGCGGCAACGTGGCCACCAGGGCCGGGGGGCCAAGGGGAGTCAAGTACGGCACCACAAGCAACTACGTGCTTGGGCTTACGGCGGTGCTCCCGGACGGCGAGATCATCAAGGCGGGCGGAACCTGCGTAAAGCAGAGCGTGGGCTACGACATCACCCACCTTTTCACGGGAAGCGAAGGCACGCTTGGGGTCATCACCGACGTAAATCTCAGGCTCCTGCCCCTTCCGCCCGCTTCGGCCACGGCAATGGTGGTGTGCGCCACAACCGAGCAGGCGGCGCAGATAGTCTCGGACATAA
This genomic interval from Deltaproteobacteria bacterium contains the following:
- a CDS encoding FAD-binding protein produces the protein MKGMARDLRKIVPGNCVLSEPEDLLAYASDATADLCKRPPDAVVIPANAADVAKVMRYAFSNGVPVTPRGAGSGLAGGATPVMGGIVLDMKRMNKVIEVNRRNMTATVEAGVVLNSFKELIARESLFYPPDPQSAAVCTIGGNVATRAGGPRGVKYGTTSNYVLGLTAVLPDGEIIKAGGTCVKQSVGYDITHLFTGSEGTLGVITDVNLRLLPLPPASATAMVVCATTEQAAQIVSDIIAAGTVPAMLEFLTLMAAATMNQTLAQPLPLTGQAYLLMEIDGTEAGVKANCEVLTDLCTKSGAQEVRIVSDPAEAAGYWKARASLYPLILTMVTKTIIEDVTVPRDRLPEFVKRIQDLSARLGVMIGIAGHAGDGNMHPSILFGEVNEKTLAQAEEAVEEIVRTGLDLCGTISGEHGIGLHKARFLEWEMGKTQVALMKRIKAAFDPKSIMNPGKIWLWGKTEND